In a genomic window of Sebaldella sp. S0638:
- a CDS encoding helix-turn-helix transcriptional regulator — MALKDELRKLRGDKRRDEVARDLNIAVSTLSMYENGKRIPRDEIKKKIAKYYKVSIEKLFFA, encoded by the coding sequence ATGGCACTCAAAGACGAACTAAGAAAATTAAGGGGAGATAAGCGGAGAGATGAAGTTGCGCGAGATTTGAACATAGCTGTATCGACTTTAAGTATGTACGAAAATGGTAAAAGAATACCACGAGATGAGATAAAAAAGAAAATAGCCAAGTATTATAAGGTGTCTATAGAGAAACTTTTTTTTGCATAG